GTCGGCGGCGCGAGGTCGAGCAGAGCTGAAATCGCATTCCTCGCACGCCCGACGCTCCAGCTTTCGAGGAAAAGCGAGAGCGAGAAGAAGAACGCGACCGTTGCCGCCTCGAAAAATTCGCCAAGGCCAATTGCACCCGCGACTGCGACGACCATCAGCAGGTTCATGTCGGGCGACAGCCGCCGTGCGGACGACCATGCCTTGGGTGCCACGAGCCAGACACCGAACAGGATCGCAACCGCGAATAGCCCTGCCTCGACCAGTGGCATCGGCGCTTCGCCGTGCCCCGCGAAGAGGCCGAGTGCCCCCCCCATGCCGGTCTCGATGATGTGCCACAGAAATCCCGCGGCCCAGAAGCCGCCGCTCAGAATCGTGAACCATTTCTGTTTGGCGAGATACGACGCCTGATCGGCGCTGGCATTGTCCGCGTCCCACGCACGGGCCGTCATCCCCGTGCTGGCAACCAAGTCCAAGATCTGGCTGTCCGAAATCTGGTCAGCGCTTTCCAGCACGGTCATCCGACCGTTGATCACATCAAAAGCCAAGTGCTCTGCCCCGCCGAGTTTCGGGCCGACGACTTTGGAAAGGATAGAGACCTCTTCGACGCAGTCGAGGCCGCTCACCTGAAAGCTTCGGCCATGCTCGGGCGGCGTTGAAGGGATTACGCCCCCAGATCCCGTGCCGCCACCGCAGCAGGTTGCCTCACCAGACTCATGCGTTGGATGGTCGTATGCGTGAGAGACGTCGTGTTGCTCGGTCTCGGAATTTGCCGCCATTTGATCTCTCCAGAATCATATGTTGAAATGATTCTAATGTCTCCAGTGGCTTTAGGTTCAAGGCCTAACTCCAATGTCGTTGTAGATTTCCAAACGGCACAACTGAGGTCGTTGCAACATGGCGCAGAGAATGCGATTGATATCCGTAGAAACGCAAATTGTGTGAACTGGCAGGGGGTTGTCGTGCGAATTGGATCAGGAACACTATTGGCAGGCGCTATTTTATTGAGCGCGTGTTCAGCTACGACGCCTCCAAACGGGCCATCCGATATCGGGAACGTCCCGGAAGCCGTGGTTGAGTTGGCCGGGCCTGGTCAGAATCTGGCTACAGCCCGCCTTCGCCCAGAAGACGGTTGCTACTGGTACGAACACAGTGGCCCTGTCGAAACCACGCTGTTGCCGTTGCGCACGGCGCGCGGCAACCCGATTTGCGTGGCCAAAGAAGCCTGACCGTTGCTCGTGGAAGAGGTCATTCGGCAGCGTAAAGGTGTGCTGTCGAGCCAATCTGTACATTTGGGTAGAGATCGTTGATATGCGCCATCACCATACGGACGCAGCCTGAACTGGCCCGACCACCGATAGATCGCGCCTCAGGCGATCCGTGTATTCTTAGATAGGTGTCTCGATTGCCAACAAAGAGGTAAAGCGCACGGGATCCAAGCGGATTACTCGGCCCCGGTTCCTGCCCATCTGCCCATTGAGCGTATTCGGGGTTCCGCTCGATCATGGAGGCCGTTGGCGTCCAATGCGGCCATTCAACCTTGCGCTTTATTGTGTAGGTTCCCGGCTCGTAGAGATTACCCCTCGCAATGGCCACACCATAGCGCATCGCTGTGCCGCCATCCTCGATGTGGTAGAGATAGCGCGCAACTGCATCGACGTGAATGTCCCCCGGTTTCAGCCCATCGTTCGCAGTCACTCGCTGCGGTAGAAACCGAGACTGCAGCCCCCATGGGTTTGACGTCGCCGGATCGTACCCTACCGGAGTAACTTGCGCATCCCAGGCGGCCTTCTCGCTATTTGTCGGCCAGCTTTTTGCCAACACGGGGCTTGCCAACGGTGCCGAGAACAATGCAGCGCTCGTTGAAATGAAATGACGTCGTGTCAGCATTAATCGTACTCCGGCTTCTAATTCCAACAGTCTTGTGGCGTTTGTCATCGGGTTTTATCGTGGTGATACAACCTCAAGCAACTATAGGTTCAAGTGTCCATCTCAGTTTTCTGGTCAAGTTTTCTTGAGTAATGGGGCTGATGAAACAGCCGAATTTGGCCATTCACATGTCATATCCCACCGAATTCCCTGAATGCGAGTAACGCGTCACAACGGTTCCTGTTGCGCGATTTTGGGTTGCGTGAATGAATGCTTGTAAGCGGCGTAGGCCCAAACCACTGCAAGCATAAGACTAAGCACGGCGTTCCAACTCGCCATAGACAGGCTGAGGAACTCCCAGGCGACTTCGTCGCACATGACCAAGGCCGATGCTGTGGATGATGCAGAGGGCAGAAGGTCCGCAGCTGACAAGTTTGACATATCAAGACCAGAGCCTGTGCAAGATGTCGGACCTTCCCACCAACCTCGTTCGACGCCGGTATGAAACATCCCGATGCCTGCTGTCACGGACGCAGCGACAGCGCCTGCCATCAGTAGCAGTAAGATGGGCAAACCAACCATGAGGAGCGCGCCAATAGCGATGGCGATCGCGTGAGGGTATCGCTGCCAAATGCACATCGCGCATGGTGCGTAGCCCGCTGCCTGAAACAAGAAGGCAGCCAGCAAAAGAACGGCCGATCCGCCGGCAGCGATCAAACCAAGTTGTTTCGAAGACAGCGGCATTCACTTTCCTTTCGCCTACATGCAGCTCGGCGGTCGAATTCGGTGTACCTCTCCAAGCACGCGCCGCAGTTGCCGATTTCTCGGCAACTGCGCATTCGTGATCAGTTCGGCATTATGGCCCCGATTGCGTACATGCCATCCTCGCCCTTGACGAGCATCAGGGTCACCTCGTCACCATCGGTCACCTCTCCCATCATCTGCGCGTTTTCCAGAACCGTCATATCCATCGTCATTGCAGGCCAGCCGATCTCGGGAATCGGGTCATGGCTCACATTTGCAGTGCCGTCGCCGATCGAATTGATCACGGCCTTCGCGTGAACTGCGCCCTCCATTTGTTCGGCGGACATCGGCATGTCCGAATGATCCATATTGTGGTTCATTTGTGCGATAGCCCCTGTCGCGGACAGGGTCAGAAGTGCGAGACTTGCAGTCAGTATCTTCATGAGAAGCTCCATTCTTGAGGTTTGTGCGTTCGATTATTCGGCAGGCAGTGCTGCATCGACGGGCTGCTGAATTGGGGACGTGATTTCGCGGTTTACGCGTTTCAGCGCGAGCCGTTTCCAAATCACGAATGTGGAAGGAATGACAAAAAGCGTCAGCAGGGTCGCTGTCACCATACCGCCGATCATCGGTGCAGCGATGCGTTGCATGATCTCCGAGCCAGTGCCGGTGCCATACATGATCGGTATCAGCGCCGCGAAGATGGTGGCCACGGTCATGACTTTGGGTCTCACCCGAAGAACAGCTCCCTCAAAGACGGCCTCCTCGATATCGTCTTGTGTCAGCTTGCGGCCTTCGGATTGACCGAGTTTGCGTCGCTTTTCCCAGGCGAGATTGAGATAAAGCAGCATGACGATGGCTGTTTCGACGGCCACGCCGGCCAGGGCAATGAAGCCGACGAGGACGGCGATCGAAATGTCGAAGCTGAGATACCACAGAAACCAGACACCGCCTGCCAACGCGACAGGAAGCGCGGCGAGAATGATGCCAACTTCGATCACCCTATTGAACGCCATGAACAACATCAGCGTGATGATCATAAGCGTGGCGGGGGCGACGATCGCCAGCCGGTCCTGCATCCGCTCGATGTACTCATACTGCCCGGACCATGTCAGAGAATATCCGGGCGGCAGGCGCACCTGATCGGCCACGACCCTCTGCGCCTCGGCGACATATCCGCCGAGGTCTCGTCCTGCGATATCGATAAACACGAACCCCGTGCGCCGAGCGTTCTCTGATCGGATCATGCCCGGACCATCTACAATTCGGACATCGGCCAAGGCGGTCAGCGGCACATGAGCCCCCGATGGGGTGACAACGGGCAAGTTTTCGAGGCGTTCGGGGCTGTCGCGCCACGCCTGCGGATAGCGCAGGTTAATCGGAAAGCGCTCCAGCCCTTCAACGGATTCCGATACCTGCATCCCACCGATGGCGGTTTGCACCACATCCTGAACATCCCGCACGCTCATCATGTATCGCGCTGCGGCGTCGCGCTTGACGTCGATTTCTATGAAGCGCCCGCCTACCGGGCGCTCCGCATAGGCGGAGGCAGTTCCCTCGATATCCGACACGGCTCGTTCCACTTCGATCCCGATGTCTGTGATGACGTTCAGATCAGCACCCGAGATCTTGACACCAACCGGCGTTCGTATCCCGGTGGCAAGCATGTCGATCCGGTTCTTGATCGGCTGGATCCAGACATTGGTCACGCCTGGAATCTGCACAGTCCGATCAAGCTCATCGCGAATTTTTCCCATGGTCATGCCAGGGCGCCACTCAGCTTCTGGTTTGAGTTGGATCGTAGTTTCCACCATCGTGAGTGGTGCAGGATCGGTCGCTGTCTCTGCGCGCCCCACTTTGCCGTGCACAGTTTCAACCTCTGGGATTGTAGCGATCAGACGATTGGTCTGCTGCAGGACCTCGCGCGCCTTACCGATCGACACTCCCGGGTAGAAGCTTGGCATATAGAGGAAGTCGCCCTCATTCAGCTCGGGCATGAACTCGGACCCGAGCCGTTGGTACGGATACCACATTGAAGCCACGAGGGCGCCGGCAAGCAAGGTTGTCGCCCACGGCCAAGCGATGGCTGCATCCAGAAAGGGACGATACAGGAAGACCACCAATCGGTTCAGTGGGTTTTTGCGCTCGGGCAAAATCCGGCCCCGGACAAAGTATCCCATCAAGACCGGAACCAGTGTGATTGATAGGATCGCGGCGGCGGCCATCGCATAGGTCTTTGTATAGGCCAGCGGGGCAAAAAGCCTGCCCTCCTGATTTTCCAGCACAAAGACAGGCAGAAAGCTGACCGTGATGATTGCCAAGGAGTAAAAGAGGGCCGGACCGACCTCAGAGGCGCATTCCTGCACGATCCTCCACCTGTTTTCTGCGGTCAGCTTTTCCTTCTCCAGCCGCCTGTGCATCGCCTCGATCATCACGATCGACGCATCGACCATGGCCCCAATGGCAATCGCGATGCCACCAAGCGACATGATGTTCGCATTCACACCCTGCGCTTTCATCAGAATGAAGGCAGCGAAGATGCCGAGGGGCAACGACAGCAGGATCACCAGTGATGAGCGCAGATGCAGCAGAAAGGCCGCACAGACGAGGACGACGACAACGAATTCCTGAGTCAGCTTCTTCTTGAGATTGTCGATTGCGCGTTCGATCACGCCGGACCGGTCATAGGTCGTGATAATCTCGACACCTTCCGGCAGGTTCGGCCGCAACTCTTCGATGCGGGCCTCCACCGCTTTGATGGTCGCAAGGGCATTGCCACCCCATCGCATGATGACCACGCCGCCAACGGCATCGCCCTGCCCGTCAAACTCTCCGACTCCGCGGCGCAATTCCGGTCCTAGGCGAATGTCAGCAACGTCGCCGAGGGTCAGAGCGGCTCCACGCTCGTTGATCATTAGGGGGGCGCTGGATAGATCAGAAAGCTCATCGATGTATCCGGACGAGCGGATCATGAATTCTGCTTCGCCCATCTCGATCACGCTTCCGCCGGTCTCTCGATTGGCCGCCTGTATCGCGTTCCTGAGTTGTGTCAGTGTGATATCGTAGGCCCGCAATTTGTTCGGATCGACGACGACCTGATACTGTTTGACCATGCCGCCAATCGTTGCGACTTCAGACACACCGTCGACAGCCTGCAGTTCGTATTTCAGAAACCAGTCCTGCAGCGTTCTCAGTTGCGCGAGATCGTGTGTGCCGGTTCTGTCGATCAACGCATATTGGTAGATCCATCCGACCCCGGTGGCATCCGGGCCAAGCTGAGGGGACACTCCGTCCGGCAGGCTCCCGGTGATCTGCCCAAGATATTCGAGGACGCGGGATCTTGCCCAATACAGGTCCGTGCCATCTTCGAAAACGACATAGACAAAACTGTCACCAAAGAAGGAAAAGCCGCGTACATCCTGTGCGCCAGGTACCGCCAGCAACGATGTGGCGAGCGGATAAGTGATCTGGTTTTCGACCACTTGCGGCGCCTGCCCCGGATAAGGGGTGCGGACGATCACCTGCACATCGGACAGGTCCGGTATCGCATCGACCGGTGTCTCGCGGATGGCCCAGATGCCTGCGACACCCATCATGACGGCAAGGACCAGAATAACAAACCTATTGGCCAGCGAGGCGCGGATGATCGCCGGGATCACTGGGTAACCCTCCCGTCACGGACAACATCGATCAATGTCATCGAGAAATCCGGGTTGCGCCGCAGGATGAGCGTGACGTCCGTTCCCACTGTGAGTTGGGAAATCTCGAGTTCCTCAGCCAAGGGAAAATCCATTGTCATTCCGGGCATGCCGATATCGGTCATCGGCCCATGGGTGATGTTCGCCGTCCGTGATTGAGCATCGATGGAGTTGATTTGACCTGAAACCTGCATGGGCGGTGCCACAGGTTCGGCCGCCGCCAGCACCATATTCATGCCGTCCGGGCGCGCGAAAGTGAGCACCATCTCCACATCTGTCATCAAAGCGGCAGCGTCGAGTGACGGATCAATATCAAAGGCCATGGTCATGCCAGGCATGCCGATATCGGTCATCGGTCCATGGGTGATCGTGGCCTTTGAGGCGTTTGTATCGACACTATCGATCGTGCCTGAGACCACGATGGGCGGTGCCGCAGCTGCCTCAAGCTCGACATCAGACAAGATCATGTTTAAGCCATCCGGCCGTGCAAATGTGAGGGTCATTTGGACGCCGGTTTTCAGCGATGCCATGTCCAAGCCCGGATCGATAGGGAAATCCATGGTCATGCCTGGCATTCCGATCTCAGCCATGGGCCCGTGGGTGATCGTTGCGGTTTCGGAATTCAGATCCAGGTCGTCGATGGTGCCGGACACCATGATCGGCGCTGCGGCATTTGTTTCAGCCGCTTCCACCTCTTCGGGATCGGTGCCCTCGGCGCGGACCGCGACTACGGAGAAAAGGCCGCCATCACCTGCCGTGAGATCGAATTCGATCGGCGCATCGAGAGGCACGGCCTCAAGATCAACCCCCAACACCGGCAGGTCCATCGTCATTGCGGGCCAGCCAAGCTCTGGGATCGGGCCATGCTCCAGCGTTAGCTTGCCATCCGACGTCACCGCGCGTGCAATCCCAGTGCCGGTACCGGCAATTCCATCATCTGGCGCAAGTTCGGTGAGGCTCAGGAGTCCATCTGCGCCACGGGCCACGAGAAACGCGACTGCCTCCCCCTCCTTTAGCCGATCCAGGGGAACATCGGCTCTCACCGGGAAGTCGGATGTCATCGCTGGCCAGTCCAGGCTTTCCAGGGCGTCATGCTGCACGGTTGCCACCCGACTCTGTGGATCGAGAGCAACGAGAACACCGCTGCCCCGCGCCGGGTCGGCATCCGTTGGCGCCATGCGCGTGAAGCCTGCGCTCAAAGCGCTTTCGCTGTCGATCAGGAACTGTGCGGAGGCAACGACCTCTTCACCCGGACCCAGGCCCTGAAGAATTTCTGTCCGCCCGCCTTCTCCGAAACTGTCCCGGAGACCGGCAGTCACCAATCTCGGTCGGAAGGTCCCCTCCCCTGTTTTCAGGATGACGCGCTCAGCCGACCCTGTGCGTATTACGGCCTCAGATGGCACTGTCAGGACCGTCCGGCTTTCGTTGGGTGTGAGACTGACACTTCCGAACATTCCGGGGCGGAGCACGCCATCGGAATTGTCAAACCTCAGTCGAACAGGAAGCGTTCGTGTTTGGGGATCGAGTTCGGGATAGATGTAGTCGATGTCGCCTTCAAACACGCGCCCTGGCAAGTGTTCGAACCGAGCGATGGCCCGCATATCCTCAGACAGCCGGGCAATATCACGTTCAAAGACATCTACAATGAGCCAGACCTTCGACAAGTCAGCGACGGAGAAGGCAAGCGTTCCAGGTTGCAGATACATGCCATCGGCCGCATTCAGGGCGATGACCACGCCGTTCTGTGGTGCTTCGATCTCGATGTTGCGAACCATTTCGCCGCCCGCCTCGATCTCCGCAATCTGGCGGGCGGACATGCCATGGCTCATCAGCTTGCTGCGCGCCGCATCCAGAATGCGGGGGTCACCAGCCTCGACTGCGCGCACAAGGTCCCCGGTCGCCGTCGCGATGAGCGGCGAAAAAAGCTCAAAAAGTACCTGTTCTTGGCTGACCCGATCGCCGACTGCTCGTACTTCGAGCTTCTCGATCCATCCCTCAGCTCGCGTATGCACATGACTGGTCAGATGCTCGTCATACCCCACGAAACCCACAGTCTCGATCTGGGGTCGCACTTCACTCATGCGGGCGACCGCCGTGCGTACGCCGATTGCGTTGATTTCGGCCGCGTTCAGTGTGACCTCGGCAGGATCACCAGATGGCTCCTGTCCGGCATAGACGGGAATAAGATCCATCCCCATGGGCGACTTGCCGGGTCCTGGTTGACGGAAATTCGGATCCATGGGCGCAACCCAATAGAGAACCTCGGGGCCTTCAGATCCGCCTTGCACTGCTGGATTCAGGTACAACCGCTCAACGTAAACCCCACCACCAAGGCCGGCTGCCAAGGCAAGAACTGAAAGTGCCGCGTATCTTCCACGCATAAAAATCGTCTCCTGACGGCTGCATTGGATGCAGCGATCGATTGGTCAAACAGCCCGCATATGCGGGCACCGAAATGTCAGGAGTGTCGGGGCGGGCGATCGGGCACGAGGGGCTCACGGGATACATGAGCCCTGAAAAATCCGACCCGTGTTGGCGCTGTAAAAGCGGTTTCTTCAGACCGATGATCTAGATGTTGCTGGTAGTCCATGACACAGCAAAGACCGTTGTGACACCCGTCGCCGTGTCCTGCGTGAGCGTCCGCTTGCCGCTCGCCATTGTTTTCGGGGTGGTGCGCGTGGACGTGGTTGGGCACTTCTCCCGCAGAAGCGACAGCGGGGATTTGCGGACCGCACTCCGCGCTGCTCATCTCTCCTTCAAACGGCATTGCCTGCGTTCCGACGACGGTAATCGTCAGACACACAAAGGCAAGACATGCCGATCGCAGGAAAGAGAACGCATTCCAAACCATACGCGTGAAGTAGCGCTCTTCAGAAGTTGCAGCAATTGAAGCGGGGCTGAAAGATTGTATCATTTTGTAAAGTTGACCTTTTCCAAGTTGTGCCAGTACGACTCCAACGGTGGCATAATCAGATCAGGCGTCAGATGGATTCCAAGAAACGATCAACACTCTTGACGATCGGTGCGGTCATTGCAGGCTATGCGGCGCTTCGAACCGTGCCCTCTTTGCTGCCGGAAAAACTTGAACTTGAAGCACTCGATCGTCCGAAAGGCTTCCGGAGATTTATCGCTGGTGAGACATCCGGATCGTTTGACGCGTTCGTCGGCTTGGACAGTCCGGACAGTGTGGATGTGGCAGCACGGAAGGCGGCGGCTATCGAGCGAGTCTCAGCAGATATTTGCGGCGCTCTCTACGGAGACCTCGACATGAGCAATGCACGTATCCCTCTGGCATCATTTTCTGACTATTATTGTCCTTTTTGCAGAGTACAAACCAAGAGCTTCGCCGATATGACAAGCAAAATGCCAGATCAGGTTGCAATAGCATGGCACGAGCTTCCTCTGCTGGGCGACAGCTCTAATCTGGCAGCAAAGGCGGCCTTGGCCGCCAAGCGTCAAGGTGCCTACGTCGCATTCCAGGAACGTTTGATGACCTCGCCATTTCAAGCCACACCGGAATACCTTGCCCGTCTCTCTGAAGATCTGGGCGTTGATGGCGAACAATTGGTCGCTGACATGGAGAGCCCCGAAGTCGCGCGCGAGCTGGAAAATAGCGCGGCTCTCGCGCAGGTTTTTGCCTTTGTTGGCACGCCTGCCCTCGTCATCGGTCGTACAGTTGTCCAAGGTCAGGTCAGCGACAGAATGATACGAAAGATCATTGACCTTGAGCGTGAGGAGGGCTGGGACCTTGCCTGTGTGTCGGCCTGACAAACCTATGCTGTCTGCTGTTCTCTCCGCCTTACTCTTCTATCGAAATTGGAGACGGAATGGATAGACGGCACTTCATCCTACTAGCTTCTGCGTTGGTCATGGTCCCCTATTCTGTGACGGCCGCCACGCGCAAAGTCTGGTCAGCCGTCGAAGCCTCGGCCGCGTTGGCGCAGGGCGAGATTTCTCTGATTGATATTCGTTCACGCGTTGAGTGGAGGGACACAGCCGTGGCGAAAGACGCCTGGCCGATCAGTATGCATGAACCGAGGTTTGAGCAGAGGTTGTTCGCTGCACGCGATCTGTCTGGCGAAAAACCAATCGCCTTGATCTGTGCCACCGGAGGGCGGAGTGGCCGTCTCTTGAGCGCTCTAAATCGAGCGGGATACCCGGGCTTCATCGATGTCTCAGAAGGCATGTTGGGATCACTGAAAGGGCCAGGCTGGATCGCACACGGTTTGCCTGTGATGGATCTGGAGGCGGCCTTGGCCAATCTGCCGGACGTTCTCCGTTGATCGTGGGTCCGCGTCCATGAAGGGAGCGGTTTCTCAAATCTGGGCTGGGTTGCTGTCGATTGTTTTGGGTTGCGTAATCATCCTTGCCGCCGCTGGCGCCGATGCCGCGGAATCCGAGTCTGTTTCAAATCCTGCGGTCACGGCACGTCTGATCTCGGCCGAAAACGGGATTGCGCCGGATGCCGCCTCCGTTTCCCTTGGATTGGCCTTGGAGTACGGCGAGGGCTGGAAAGGATACTGGCGTACGCCCGGCGAGGTTGGCTTGGCACCCGAGATCAACTGGTCGGGTTCAACCAATCTGAAATCCGCCGAGCTCCTCTGGCCCGCGCCGGAACGGTTCGAGGCCTTCGGGATCGAGAACTTCGGCTATTCAGGTCAGGTTGTCTTGCCGATCCGCGCGAGACTTGAGGACGCCGGCCAGCCTCTGGAACTGCGTGCCCGCGTGTCCTTGCTGACATGTTCGACTGTCTGTGTGCCCCATGACTTCGAACTTTCACTCGCCCTGCCACAAGGCGTCGGGATCGATACAAACTCGGCTCGCCAGATTGCCACTTATGCCGATCGCGTTCCCGCGGTACCCGAGAACAGCGACATCAGAATATCGGTCACGGCCCTCGATGCGCGCGACTCGGCTCTCATCGTTGTGGCAACGAGCGACACACCGTTCGATGAGGTCGACGTGTTCCCGGAATTCGGACCCCTTGTGACCTTTGGCAAACCAGATATCCGATTGGATCGGGATAGAACGGAACTCTGGGCACAAATACCGATCAACGCCTGGACCGAAGAGCACGCAGAGCCTTCGGTGACGATCGCAGACACCGCACGTGCAATCACGGCGCCGATCACGCTTACCTCAGATCCCCCTGCCCCACCGTTTTCAAGCGCAAACCCTCGAACGAGTCTGCTGAAGGTCGTGGCGGTGGCCGCCATCGCCTTTCTCGGTGGTCTGATCCTCAATGTCATGCCCTGCGTGTTACCCGTTCTATCGATCAAGCTCACATCTGTTTTGAAGGCAACCGGTCAAACCCGGCAGATGACGCGCAACGGATTCCTGTTTTCAGCTTTGGGGGTACTGGCTTTTGTCTGGGCGCTTGCGGCTGTTTTGCTGTTTCTCCAATGGATCGGTGTATCCGTCGGCTGGGGCATGCAGTTCCAAAACCCGGTCTTCGTGACGCTGATGTTCATGGTCATCACTGTCTTTGCGGCCAATCTCTTTGGGGCATTCGAGATAACCCTGCCCGCGGCCCTTCAAGACCGCCTGGGTGCCAGCAATGCCAGAGCCGGGTACATCTCAGACTTTGGCACCGGATTGCTTGCGGCCATCCTCGCTACACCGTGTTCCGCCCCGTTCCTCGGCACCGCGATCACCTTTGCGCTCGCTGGTACATCACTGGACGTGATAGTGATATTCACGGCACTCGGTCTTGGACTGGCCCTCCCCTACCTCGTCATTGCCGCACGTCCCGAGTTGGTCACGCGACTGCCCCGGCCCGGGCGATGGATGCTTCTGGTCAGGATCCTTCTTGGCGGTCTGTTGCTGGCAACGGCCGCATGGCTCTTGTTCGTTCTTGTCGGCGTGGCGGGTGGGCGGGCAGCTGCCTTTATCACGTCACTCACAGCTGTGTTCATCGTCGCCGCATCAATCCCACAGGCAAACCAATGGGTACGGCGTGCGGTTCTCAGCGCCTGTGTTTTTCTGGCGATTTTCGGGGCAGGTCTCACCTCAACCCCTGACCGCACCACTCCGGGGGTTGATGCGACGTCCCATTGGCAGGATTTCGAACCCCTCGGCATCGCGCGCCGCGTCTCTGAAGGCGAGACGGTGTTCGTCGATGTGACCGCGGATTGGTGTCTGACCTGCAAAGCCAACAAGTCTCTCGTGCTTGACAGGGATCCAGTGCGTGCGCGGTTGCGCGGCGGTTCCGTGATCGCCATGCAGGCGGATTGGACCCGCCCGGATGACAACATAGCGCGGTTTCTCGAGCGATATGACCGCTACGGCATTCCGTTCAATATCGTCTTCGGGCCAGGGTCGCCTTC
This genomic stretch from Roseobacter litoralis Och 149 harbors:
- a CDS encoding protein-disulfide reductase DsbD family protein, which encodes MKGAVSQIWAGLLSIVLGCVIILAAAGADAAESESVSNPAVTARLISAENGIAPDAASVSLGLALEYGEGWKGYWRTPGEVGLAPEINWSGSTNLKSAELLWPAPERFEAFGIENFGYSGQVVLPIRARLEDAGQPLELRARVSLLTCSTVCVPHDFELSLALPQGVGIDTNSARQIATYADRVPAVPENSDIRISVTALDARDSALIVVATSDTPFDEVDVFPEFGPLVTFGKPDIRLDRDRTELWAQIPINAWTEEHAEPSVTIADTARAITAPITLTSDPPAPPFSSANPRTSLLKVVAVAAIAFLGGLILNVMPCVLPVLSIKLTSVLKATGQTRQMTRNGFLFSALGVLAFVWALAAVLLFLQWIGVSVGWGMQFQNPVFVTLMFMVITVFAANLFGAFEITLPAALQDRLGASNARAGYISDFGTGLLAAILATPCSAPFLGTAITFALAGTSLDVIVIFTALGLGLALPYLVIAARPELVTRLPRPGRWMLLVRILLGGLLLATAAWLLFVLVGVAGGRAAAFITSLTAVFIVAASIPQANQWVRRAVLSACVFLAIFGAGLTSTPDRTTPGVDATSHWQDFEPLGIARRVSEGETVFVDVTADWCLTCKANKSLVLDRDPVRARLRGGSVIAMQADWTRPDDNIARFLERYDRYGIPFNIVFGPGSPSGIALPEILTPQAVLDALDTASVRSLVSE